Genomic DNA from uncultured Methanospirillum sp.:
TCCTCTTGACAGAATTGAACACAAAACAAAGCCTGAACTAGCTTTAGAGATGTTAGACTCTTTCATCTCTGAAGAAATTCCATTTTCTTACGTACAGGCGGATGGTTTGTATGGCAATGATTCAAAGTTCATTTCAGGCTTATATCAGAGAAAAGTCTCATTTATCTGTGATATTCCAAGCGATACACTTGTTTACATCACCGAACCCGTACTAATAATTCCTGAACGACAAGGAAACAGAGGTCGCTTTCCTTCAAAGCCAAAGGTACTGAATACTTTTCCTGTTCAAGTGAGGTGGTTAGCTGAAATTCAACAATCTTGGGACTCGGTACCTATCAGATTTACCGATCGAGGAATTAAAACAGTATATTGTACAGTAATTACCGTTTGGAGACGCCAGGATGGATTACCCTATGATATCCCTGTCAAATTAGTCATGATTCGTGATCCTGAAGAGAATATGGTCCGGTTTGCATTCACAAATATGTTCAATGCAGTTACATCAGACTTGGCAAAATGCCAGGCGAACCGCTACTGGATTGAACGAAATTTTGAAGATGCAAAGGGTTTATGTGATTTAGATAGCTTTCGAGGAAGAAGTTGGATTGCATGGCATCACCACATTGTGCTATCAGCCATATCCTTATTCATGCTTTTAAAGATTCAACATGATTTTTTAAAAAAAACAATTTTCCTCTCTTTAAACCAAGTAGTGGCAATAATTAGGCATAAAAATCCATTGAGAAAATTATCAGATCAGGAATTGGCGGATTCGATCAATTATGTCAACGATATTAGAGCGAAACTGTGGGCCGGAAATTTGAAACGGTTCATGAAACAGAAATTTCGTAATTCGGTGGACTGGGTGCAAAAATTAATTGATACACGTTCAGAATTGATAATTTAGTCAATATTTAAGGGGATTTTGCATGAGGATACCGTAAGGTATCGCTCGAAGGTTTAATTTTATCATAATAATGTTCGAACCCAAGTAAAATATGGCAGATTCAGACAAGAATTTTGGGAACCAATTTTGTTGGTATCGAACTTTAGGAAATGGTGCAGAAGAAGTTGATCTATTTCATATGGAAATTTATGCGCTAGTTTTTGATTTTACCAACTCAAGCTGAACGTTAGAGAGTCAATCTTTTCACGACTGCACTCATGAGTGATAACATCCAGGTCATACGAAACATTGTGACCGATAAGAAGACCGGTGCGAGATACATCAGCGAGAAGTTCATTCAGAACCACAGACAGATCAACACCCTCCGCTTCTGCTATCTCGGTCGTGATACCATGGATCGCAGCTGCCTGATCCGGGATCGTGAACCCCTTCGGTTTGACAAGATGGGTCTCCTCCTTCACAATCTGCCCGTCTCCGGTGCAGACAATCCAGGCGATCTCAACAGCCCTGGCAAGACGTGGATCAGTACCGGTCGTCTCTGTATCGAAAAATAACAGTAAATCAGGTTTCATAACTCCTCATTCAACTCAATCAGGGAAATATCGTAACACACAACACGGGAGGGGGAGGGGCCGGAACGAAGATCCGGCCCCGACCGGATATCATGGCTCATGCAGATGCCACCCCGATACACTCAGGGGACTCAAACACCCACACACCCCGGCGTCTCCCCCAGATATGAGCATCAGGTCTGCGACCAGCAATCTCATAGATGATCATATGCAGACGGGTGACACATAACTGTCCCGAATAGGGATACTCTCCAGGATCCTGGACAATCTCCCCCTCAATAATCCGGCGACTGATGTTCCTCATATGGGACTTCTGCGAAACGATTTTTCGGTCGAAAAATCGTTTCGCGGAAGTCCTATTTCAGTTATTATCACGGAGGATACAGCGAAAGATAATGGATCCGGTTTTTACTAGGATTTCCATGAAATTTCTCGCTATCAGCTGTCTGGGGAGACATGAAAGACCGTCTCCCCTACTGAAAAAAGGTGTTAGATTTCTAAACTAATTTACTTAGAAATCGGTCATAATTCTGAACTGATCGATCTCTTCCTTGTTGAGCTGTTCAAGGAACTCTTCTGCTGCATGGTGGACATCCTTGCTTGCAGTGATTGCACGCCCGACGACCAGGATATCAGCACCTGACTTCAGGGCCTCCTTGACGACAGGCACACGGATACCGCCTGCGGTTGCCACGAGGAGCTTACCACCTGCTGCCTTCTTCATGTCGTTGATGTTACCCCATGCATGTGCAGAGGATTCTGCATCGATTGCCCGGTGAAGTTCTACGATATCAGGCTTAACTGAGAGGCTCTTGATGAGACCCACCGAGTCTGCTACATTGAGCATATCGATGACCGAGTAGATACCAGTCTTGCGTGCTTCAGCGATTGCCTTCTCGATAGTGCTTGCCGGAGCAAGACCAGACATCACAACTGCGTCAGCAGATGCATCGGCTGCCATCCTTGCCTCAAGGTTTCCGGTGTCAAGGATCTTCATGTCAGCGACAATGAAAGAGTTCGGCTTGATGGTCCTGATCTCGCTGAGGACATTAAGGCCGAACTTCTTGATCAGCGGTGTCCCGGCCTCAATGATCAGGTGATCGTTCTCAGGCAGCGATGCAAGAACAGATCTGAGCTTGCCAAGATCCACGATATCAAGGGCAACCTGAAGGTACGGTGGATCCCAGAGCCGTGGAACCTTGAATCCCATGACTGCGTGGGCGGCACGGTCCTTCTCATGGATGAGGGTCTTCTCATCAGGGAACTGCTCAAACGCACGATTCAGAGCAAGTTTGACCGCACCGTAGTTGTACCGGTAGATCCTGTTGTAGTCCTTTGCTTCAGGACTCAGAAATGCACTCGCCAGAATAACCAGGTCATTAAGATCCTGCCCGGCGAAGACACCTTCCTCAACACAGTCTGCAACCGCCTTGGCAACTGCAGCCTGGACCGGACCGAACATCTGAGTCACCTGGGCGCCCGACTTCAGGGTCACCTTCGGGATGACCAGTGTTGCAGGCTTGGTAAGCAGGTTTGGCCTGACAACCGCGAGGAGCGGGGTATGTCCTGCTGACAACTGAGAGAGTGAGTTGGCAAATGCAGTACCGACCGGACCGTTCTTATCACCGATAATGAGGTCAATGTGGGCCAGTTCAGCACCGTCACCAATGAGTGCTTCGCCTATGAGATACATCTGTATTCCTTCCGCGTATATATCGGCGAATGATCTATAAGACACCTGTCGCCAGAAAAAACACAGAATTAATCGCTGAAGAATAGAACGTTTACACTAATTTCAGAATATTTTCTAAAAACGTGGGGTCGGTGAGATTTGAACTCACGATCGACAGGTCTCTCCGTTATGCTCCCAAGCATCAGTGCTCCAACGGATCATCACTGAATCAGAAGACCCATTTATCATCATCTGCCGGAATACAAAGACCGCTGGAGCCTATCGCCATGCCGGACTAGGCCACGACCCCGTGTGCTCGTATAGGTAATTCATCAACTCACTTAAGACTTATGATCAACCGGTACTGCCGGCTCCTGCGCGAGGGATAAATCCCTACACAGTTTAGTACTATGCAATGGCTGAGCAAAAAGCGCCTGAGCTGAGTTACTCATGCGGAACTTCCGACTTCCCGCTGATGGGAGCAACCATAGGAGAGATGCTGGATCAGATCTGTGCAAGGCAACCGGACGTTGAGGCACTTGTAGCGCCATTCCAGGATGTTCGTCTCACCTATCGTCAGTTCAGGGAGGAGGTTGATCGGATTGCCCGTGGCCTGATGGCAATGGATATCAACAAAGGTGACCGGGTCGGCATCTGGGCCATGAACTATGCCGAGTGGACCATGGTCCAGTTTGCCACCGCAAAGATCGGGGCGATCATGGTGAATATCAACCCGTCATACCGGACCTTTGAACTTGAGTACTGCCTGAAGCAGTCAGAGGTAAAACTGCTCATCCTCCAGGGCCGGTTCAAGACATCAGACTATGTCGGGATGTTCTATGAGGCCTGCCCGGAGGCGTATGAATCACGGGCAGGACGGCTCCTTTCAGAGAAGTTCCCATTCCTCAAGACAATAGTCTTCATGGGAGAGATCCCCTACAACGGCATGTACAGCTGGAGTGACCTGCTCAGTCGCGGAGAATCGATCAGCCCGGAGGAACTACAGGAGCGTGCAGACTCCCTTACATTCGATGACCCTATCAATATCCAGTATACATCAGGAACAACAGGGTACCCCAAGGGAGTGGTTCTCACCCATCACGGCGTGATGAACAACGGGTACATGATCGGGAAGGGTATGGGATTTACAGATAAAGACCGACTCTGCATCCCTGTTCCATTCTACCACTGCTTCGGAATGGTCCTCTCCAACATGGCCTGCACCACGAACGGAGCAACCATGGTCATTCCTGCCCCGACATTTGATCCTGAAGCAGTTCTCAAGACGATCGAGGCCGAGCGATGTACCGCTGTTCATGGGGTACCCACGATGTTCATCGCAGAACTAAGGCATCCTGATTTCGCCAAGTACGATCTACGATCCCTCAGGACCGGGATCATGGCAGGATCTCCCTGCCCAATCGAGGTGATGAAGGAGGTGGCCACCAAGATGCACATGTCAGAGGTGGTGATTGTGTACGGCCAGACAGAGACCTCACCTGGTGTGACCATGACCACGACAAAGGATCCCCTTGAAAAACGGGTGACGACAGTGGGACGTGTCTTCCCTCACACCGAACTCAAGATCATCGATTCTGAAACCAAAAAGATCGTACAGATGGGAGAGATCGGTGAGATCTGTGCCAGAGGATACATGGCCATGCGGTGCTACTACAACAACCCTACAGCCACCAGGCAGACCAAGGATGAAAACGGGTGGATACACACCGGTGACCTCGGATCTTTTGACAGGGAAGGATATGTTCACATCGAGGGACGGCTCAAGGACATGGTGATCCGTGGTGGTGAGAACATCTACCCGCGTGAGATTGAGGAGTTCCTTCATCAGCATAAAAAGATCGCTGACGTCTATGTGATCGGAGTGCCAGACGAGAAGTACGGCGAAGAGTTAATGGCCTGGATCGTACTTGAAAAGGATACCTCCATGACCGAACAGGAGGTTCGCGATTACTGCACAGGAAAGATCGCTAGATACAAGATCCCGAGATACATCTCTTTTGTTGAGTCTGTCCCGATGAGCGTAACAGGAAAGATCCAGAAGTTCAAGATGAAGGAGATGGCAATCGAGATGCTCGGCCTGGAATCAGTTGCTCATATCAAGACAGCCTGATCATAACCACTTTTTTGCTCGGAAGTATGCGTACTCATATGCCCAGTCATCAGACCGGAGACTGACAAGCTCACGCATCCGGTTCATCATCTCCTCATGACCTGCCTTTTGATCCGGGAATACACGTCCGGTTTCAATCGCTTCGGCAAGGGTCATACCAAGATTATGACTCTCTTTGATCGCAAGGTTACACGCGTCCTGGCCTTCTGACAGATTTACTGATGCTTCCCCTACTACGTCGGCCCCCATCAGTGAGAGCGTATGATTCAGGTACCCTGCCACATCACCAGCTCCGGACACCCCGGCAGTACTCACCGCTGCACCGTACTTCCCAGACATTCGCTGACAGTGAACACAGTCACCCATCCGATCAAACAGGGCCTTCATCCGTGCAGTCACGTTATTGATATAATTCGGACTGGCCAGCACAATCCCATCAGAGGAGAGGATCATCTCAAGAATATCTGCATAGTCATCAGACTGGACACATGACCCGGTCCGGTAACAGGCCTCACACCCAAAACAGAATCTGATCTCATAATCAGAGAGTGTGATGTCAGTGACTTCGCACCCCCTGTCTTCAGCACCCTTGAGAACAGCAGCCAGGAGACGGGCGGTGTTCCCTCTTTTACGGGGACTGCTGTTGATACCAAGAACCTCCATGTGGATTGATCCACGATGCAGGATATATAAATACCTCAGCAGATGGGATGAGCATCCATGTTACAGAATAACAAGGGTTATGAGTTTTTGAACATAATAATAGGCCAGATACTCCGGACACCCGGGTTGGTGGCGGGTATAATATATGGTGCCTGATATGTTCTGGGATAAATCAATGGAGACGATCAGTCAGGCCGACCTACAGGCCCTTCAGTTAAAAAGACTGCGGGAGACAGTAGAACGGTGCGGGCAGATCGGTTTTTTTAAAGATAAATTCAGGGAAGCAGGAATAGGACCAGGAAGTATCAGGAGTCTTGAAGATCTGAAGAAACTTCCGTTCACCAGGAAGACAGATCTCAGGGCCGGGTACCCATTCGGCTTTTTTGCGGTTCCCAGACGTGAGGTTGTCAGGATCCATACAACATCAGGAACTACCGGAAAACCGACGGTGGTCGGGTATACGAGAGGAGATCTGGATAAGTGGTCAAGCCTGATAGCCCGCAACCTGACGATGGTGGGGCTGACCTCTGACGATGTCTTTCAGAACATGGTCAATTACGGGATGTTCACCGGCGGGCTCGGGTTTCATTACGGCTCAGAGAAGATCGGAATGACCACCATTCCCAGTGCCACTGGGAACACCAGACGTCAGATCGAGATGATCCAGGACTTCGGTGTTACTGCCATCCACTGTACCCCAAGTTATGCCCTTCACCTTGCCGAGGCGGCAGAGGAGATGAATGCAGATATTTCCGGGCTGAAAGTAGGGATGTTCGGTGCGGAACCCTGGTCAGATGCGATGAGGCAGGACCTTGAGAAAAAACTCGGGGTTGAAGCGTTTGATAGTTACGGGATGAGTGAACTGTATGGTCCGGGTGTTGCTTTTGAGTGTAGGGAGCATAATGGCCTGCACATCTGGCACGACAGTTACCTGGTCGAGATCATCGATCCAAAGACCGGTGAAAATCTCGGTCCTGGAGAGAGGGGAGAACTTGTTGTAACTCCTCTTGTCAAAGAGGCCATGCCTCTTGTCAGGTACCGGACCGGAGACATCACCATGCTTCTTGATGATGAATGTCCATGTGGACGTGGTCCGAAACTTGCCAGGTTTACCGGCCGGAGTGATGATATGCTGGTCATCAGGGGGATCAACGTCTTCCCAAGCCAGATTGAGCATGTGCTCCTGGAGATACCTGAGATAGGTAATCATTACATGGTATATGTGAACCGGGTAAACCATATGGATGAGATGACGATCGATGTGGAAGTAGCACCAGGATATTTCAGGGGTGAACTTGCTGATCTCAAGAATTTGCAGAACCGGGTGGTAAAGACTTTGAGAGATGTTCTCGAGATCAGGACAACTGTCAGACTTGTTGAGCCCGGAACACTTCCCAGGTTTGAAGGAAAGGCGAAACGTGTGATTGATCAACGGGAGGCACTCTGATGCACTGCTGGGATCCGAGAATCGAGGAGATGCCACTTGAAGACCTCAAAAGACTCCAGTTTAAACTTCTCAAGACACTCGTCTACCGGGTGTACAGTTTCTCTCCTTTCTACCAGAACCGGATGAAGGAAGCAGGTGTCCACCCTGATGACATCTCATCACTTGAAGACATCAGAAAACTACCGTTCATGGAGAAGAAGGACCTCAGGGACAACTATCCTGATGGTCTGATCGTCAGTGATAAGGAAGA
This window encodes:
- a CDS encoding IS701 family transposase, which gives rise to MANPKSFLEKFGYAPLFTNRTKSVFHHAVSYISGLLTLPRGSNMSKIAENIPESGTCRDLSHFISSSPWSSEDVMKLTRTNVIHHLGPNGAVIFDETGQQKYGPDSVGTSHQYLGTLGHTCTAQVGVFASYCVDNVSTLIDYRLFLPDSWVQNHQKSLKAEIPLDRIEHKTKPELALEMLDSFISEEIPFSYVQADGLYGNDSKFISGLYQRKVSFICDIPSDTLVYITEPVLIIPERQGNRGRFPSKPKVLNTFPVQVRWLAEIQQSWDSVPIRFTDRGIKTVYCTVITVWRRQDGLPYDIPVKLVMIRDPEENMVRFAFTNMFNAVTSDLAKCQANRYWIERNFEDAKGLCDLDSFRGRSWIAWHHHIVLSAISLFMLLKIQHDFLKKTIFLSLNQVVAIIRHKNPLRKLSDQELADSINYVNDIRAKLWAGNLKRFMKQKFRNSVDWVQKLIDTRSELII
- a CDS encoding 3'-5' exonuclease, whose amino-acid sequence is MKPDLLLFFDTETTGTDPRLARAVEIAWIVCTGDGQIVKEETHLVKPKGFTIPDQAAAIHGITTEIAEAEGVDLSVVLNELLADVSRTGLLIGHNVSYDLDVITHECSREKIDSLTFSLSW
- a CDS encoding bifunctional 5,6,7,8-tetrahydromethanopterin hydro-lyase/3-hexulose-6-phosphate synthase encodes the protein MYLIGEALIGDGAELAHIDLIIGDKNGPVGTAFANSLSQLSAGHTPLLAVVRPNLLTKPATLVIPKVTLKSGAQVTQMFGPVQAAVAKAVADCVEEGVFAGQDLNDLVILASAFLSPEAKDYNRIYRYNYGAVKLALNRAFEQFPDEKTLIHEKDRAAHAVMGFKVPRLWDPPYLQVALDIVDLGKLRSVLASLPENDHLIIEAGTPLIKKFGLNVLSEIRTIKPNSFIVADMKILDTGNLEARMAADASADAVVMSGLAPASTIEKAIAEARKTGIYSVIDMLNVADSVGLIKSLSVKPDIVELHRAIDAESSAHAWGNINDMKKAAGGKLLVATAGGIRVPVVKEALKSGADILVVGRAITASKDVHHAAEEFLEQLNKEEIDQFRIMTDF
- a CDS encoding AMP-binding protein — encoded protein: MAEQKAPELSYSCGTSDFPLMGATIGEMLDQICARQPDVEALVAPFQDVRLTYRQFREEVDRIARGLMAMDINKGDRVGIWAMNYAEWTMVQFATAKIGAIMVNINPSYRTFELEYCLKQSEVKLLILQGRFKTSDYVGMFYEACPEAYESRAGRLLSEKFPFLKTIVFMGEIPYNGMYSWSDLLSRGESISPEELQERADSLTFDDPINIQYTSGTTGYPKGVVLTHHGVMNNGYMIGKGMGFTDKDRLCIPVPFYHCFGMVLSNMACTTNGATMVIPAPTFDPEAVLKTIEAERCTAVHGVPTMFIAELRHPDFAKYDLRSLRTGIMAGSPCPIEVMKEVATKMHMSEVVIVYGQTETSPGVTMTTTKDPLEKRVTTVGRVFPHTELKIIDSETKKIVQMGEIGEICARGYMAMRCYYNNPTATRQTKDENGWIHTGDLGSFDREGYVHIEGRLKDMVIRGGENIYPREIEEFLHQHKKIADVYVIGVPDEKYGEELMAWIVLEKDTSMTEQEVRDYCTGKIARYKIPRYISFVESVPMSVTGKIQKFKMKEMAIEMLGLESVAHIKTA
- a CDS encoding flavodoxin family protein, whose amino-acid sequence is MEVLGINSSPRKRGNTARLLAAVLKGAEDRGCEVTDITLSDYEIRFCFGCEACYRTGSCVQSDDYADILEMILSSDGIVLASPNYINNVTARMKALFDRMGDCVHCQRMSGKYGAAVSTAGVSGAGDVAGYLNHTLSLMGADVVGEASVNLSEGQDACNLAIKESHNLGMTLAEAIETGRVFPDQKAGHEEMMNRMRELVSLRSDDWAYEYAYFRAKKWL
- a CDS encoding phenylacetate--CoA ligase, with translation MFWDKSMETISQADLQALQLKRLRETVERCGQIGFFKDKFREAGIGPGSIRSLEDLKKLPFTRKTDLRAGYPFGFFAVPRREVVRIHTTSGTTGKPTVVGYTRGDLDKWSSLIARNLTMVGLTSDDVFQNMVNYGMFTGGLGFHYGSEKIGMTTIPSATGNTRRQIEMIQDFGVTAIHCTPSYALHLAEAAEEMNADISGLKVGMFGAEPWSDAMRQDLEKKLGVEAFDSYGMSELYGPGVAFECREHNGLHIWHDSYLVEIIDPKTGENLGPGERGELVVTPLVKEAMPLVRYRTGDITMLLDDECPCGRGPKLARFTGRSDDMLVIRGINVFPSQIEHVLLEIPEIGNHYMVYVNRVNHMDEMTIDVEVAPGYFRGELADLKNLQNRVVKTLRDVLEIRTTVRLVEPGTLPRFEGKAKRVIDQREAL